AAAACACGATCTGTCGAGCGACCATAGAAGCGAGACAGCTTGAGTTTTATAGCTGCGTTAACTCACGTTACTAATCTCTATAAAATTGAGTACCTTTAATTCTATCACAAAACGCTGATTCATGTAAAATATTAGGTACTTTATTATAGTTATGAGTAATATAAATTTTAATAAAAGCAGTTTCAAAATTTAAAAAACGCGAAAATTTATACATAATTTTAGAAATGAAACTGCAATTCAAAAGCAGTAAAAATTTTTGTTGACTAAAATTTTAAATTCTTATTTTATAAAATTAAATTGTGCACAATTTAATTGAGGTTCGATATGAACGAGACATTATATGATTTAACAGCAACTCTAAACAATGGAAAGGAACAAAAATTAGAAGATTATAAAGGGAAAGTACTCTTAATTGTAAATACCGCCAGCGAATGCGCTTTTACGCCACAATACGCAGGTTTACAAAATTTATATGATAAGTATAAAACCGAAGGGCTGGAAATTTTAGGTTTTCCGTGTGATCAGTTTAAACATCAGGAGCCGGGCTCTGATGAAACGATCAAAAACTTTTGTCAGAAAAATTACGGAGTGAAATTCCCTATTTTTAAAAAAATAGAAGTAAACGGAGATAACGCTCATCCAGTATTTCAGTTTTTAAGAAATAAGGCTTCGGGCTTTTTAGGAAATTCAATCAAATGGAACTTTACTAAATTTTTAGTGGATAAACAAGGGAACGTAATCAAACGTTATTCTCCCATTACTACTCCCGAAAATATTGAAAAAGAGATCCAGAATCTTTTAAAACAATAAAAATAAAGCCGACTTCTTTAAAAATGGGAAAGACCACAAAAAATCTTTTTTTAGAAAATCAGATTTGTTTTCCGCTTTATGCCTGTTCCAGAGCTTTGACCGCGATTTATCGTCCTATATTAGAAGAATTAGGTATTACTTATCCACAATATTTAGTTTTACTCATACTCTGGAAGGAGGATGCTTGTAGCGTAAAAGAAATTGGAAAAAAATTATATCTGGATTCCGGAACTTTGACACCCCTGCTTAAACGTTTAGAGGATTCAGAATTTGTAATACGAAAACGTTCTAAAGAAGACGAACGTTCCGTAAAAATTTACCTTTCTGCAAAAGGAAAAAAACTTAGAGATAAGGCGGTTTTTGTTCCTTCAAAACTGATTGAAAGTTTGGAAATAGATAAAAAAAGTCTTATCGATCTTAAAAAAGATCTGGATCGATTGCTTCTGATTCTTTCTGAAAAAGTGGAATAAATTTTGTATCTGTTACAAATTCCATAGAAACGATATTTGAAATGAGCCGTGGATTTTACGAAGATACGGTTTACTATCTTTTAAAAGGAAGTCTTCATTTTAATTTTTAGAAAACACAATAGTTTGATTTGGACGAGTGAAGAGTTGAGGGTTCTTTACGCGGAAATTTTTACAATGTCGAGATTGTTTCGTAAAAACTCTGATAAGAATTTCTTAAATTGAAGTCATCGAAAAATTTTATACAATTCTATATTAGAGTTTTTTAAAAATTCCATAGTGGAATTAACAAAACTGATTTAATTGTCCGTTTCAAGCAGATGGAGAATTAATTTTTCAACTACTCTATTGACTGATAACTTATGATTGGGGCGAAAAATTATATAAGAGATTTTTTCTAAGTGGAAAATTTCTAAAAAACCTATAAACGGTAGTACTTTATGAATTTCTAATTAACTGCCGCTTTCCTACAGAAATCGTTGTAGATAAAAGTTTGCAAACTTTTTAATACTTTTCTATTAGCAATCTTTGAATTCTGTACAAATTTTAAATATATAAGGCTAATTTTTTTCGTAAATAAACTACTCATAATTACATCATAAAATACTCAAACCATTAATTTAAATTTCTGTAATGTAAATTCAGAGAAAGAGAATTTGGGCAGATCCGGTGTTGCCGGACCGCGCTTTCAGCTTCAATCAATAAGATGCATGAAAGAAACGTAATATTTCGTCTTTAGTTTTAATATAGAACGCGATCCATAGAGAGCCATAACCTTACCCACAAGTATTTAGATTTCAATATTAAATCTGTGGGAATTACGACAAATCCTCTGTAAAACTGAGTTCCCGCCCTTATTTTTGGGTGGGGGCGGAGGTGGAGAAATTCGGAAGACTTTTCTCTATCAGAAAAACATGCTTTTTGCAAGTAAAAAGACTCATTCTTGTCGGAACACTTGAAAAATGTGCGTTTTTGAGCCTTATGATTCTAAAATCCTATTCAACTTGTGGGTAAGGTTATGATAGAGAGCGCTCAGCTGAGCCTCAATCACTTTTGTATTGGATTTTACAGAACTTACTTGAAACTGTATTTTGGAACAAACATTTAGATACTCAATTGGATAGGGATGAGTAACGAAAAACGAACCAAACAAAGAACACTTAATTTATATCATACGAACAAAATTTCTAGGAACTACTACAAAAAGTAGTACTACAAGTCTAAAATCGCCTCTATACACTATTCAAAACAATCAAGAAAAGAAAGAATTTGTAGTAGTTCCTAGAAACCTGGATTTTACAGACAATTCTGAAAATGTGGGAACTCATACCATGATAAAACTCACGTAAAATAGACATAATCTCTAGGAACTACCGCATTTGTTATTATTACTATAAAATCCAAAAAGAATCAAATTTTTGCATAGAATTGCAGTTTGTGGTATGGTCACCAAACAGAAGTTTTACGCAAAAACCAAATTGAAGATTGTTACTTTTGGATTTTTATAGAGATTCATTCAATTTGACTTTTGATTTTAGAAAGCCAAAAGAACCCGCACGTTTCCGAAAGAAGAAAGAAATTTTCCTCTCCTTTTGTAGAATAAGAAAAGTGTAACGCCCCATTCTGCGATATGGTCTTGTAATAGGTTTTTCCCGAAAAATTCTAAAAATCCCGATTCAGACATTCCAGATGCAATATCCAACCCCACTAAT
Above is a genomic segment from Leptospira kirschneri serovar Cynopteri str. 3522 CT containing:
- a CDS encoding glutathione peroxidase is translated as MNETLYDLTATLNNGKEQKLEDYKGKVLLIVNTASECAFTPQYAGLQNLYDKYKTEGLEILGFPCDQFKHQEPGSDETIKNFCQKNYGVKFPIFKKIEVNGDNAHPVFQFLRNKASGFLGNSIKWNFTKFLVDKQGNVIKRYSPITTPENIEKEIQNLLKQ
- a CDS encoding MarR family winged helix-turn-helix transcriptional regulator, with translation MGKTTKNLFLENQICFPLYACSRALTAIYRPILEELGITYPQYLVLLILWKEDACSVKEIGKKLYLDSGTLTPLLKRLEDSEFVIRKRSKEDERSVKIYLSAKGKKLRDKAVFVPSKLIESLEIDKKSLIDLKKDLDRLLLILSEKVE